In a genomic window of Larus michahellis chromosome 3, bLarMic1.1, whole genome shotgun sequence:
- the ZC3H6 gene encoding zinc finger CCCH domain-containing protein 6 isoform X1 yields the protein MAFESLFSKPPNPVLDPNMPDSDRQHAGDEREDGELEDGEIDDAAYEDVKEHGTKGDDKQKNEKGHRKSRKKRKKEKEKKKSKRRRRDKHKHNSPSSDDSSDYSHDSDIERTERPHKKSSSSSYRDYDSSFSQHGHVSGNYMSSQKMQHKKNIKSKEYDDYSHYSDENFGNYNEEEKDEDFADQLKQYRQAKETSSTDLGPPFPKEPVKKQGMKGIQKGISQRGNNYNVGRGRGMQKKLKRKDRGRGRGGNKGSDGFHEDGKPVKKWVNMSQEFINQHTVEHKGKQICKYFLEGRCIKGEQCKFDHDAEIEKKKEICKFYIQGYCTKGENCIYLHNEFPCKFYHTGAKCYQGDKCKFSHAPLTAETKELLDKVLNTEEEPQNEDEKELEELRKRGIVPLPKPPPGVGLLPTPPEQYAFSESDIENYQDPSGEYKKIPSLFEIVVKPTVDLAHKIGKKPPTFYNSASPPRPPFQGNDPHSQHMYNPGSSPGPGPGMSQGHNGPPMHPGSPGHHPCTGPQGPGMPQSPPMQGVPPGFLGPQNQTGMPMQGQQGGPPLTPPGLGGSYNAPGVQGHMVNMPRENHCPPGPQYQQIPGERQPNMNYEPIQNPADFYDNYYSHQAVHNFQPANNSGDGTWHGEFTDHQGHLMAQESHQGGSESDCMSSHMGHKPAINVPDFLPAMQKALYVRLSQKHQRDGDSVSSQGQRAMSKDEDDNVNWYSSSEEEEGSSVKSILKTLKKQSENFRNRQQHSAEQHMLGIPTDPRLAKEKGTGPQAADPRLRASPRSNPRKPSESASLDPRLVRDPRMHKVSEGGHASSSLGGAKLDLHHPHTGVKVKQKGIDDDEEDSERELRERAFLIPLEPLPGVTLRDPRSQLRQFSHIKMDVTLMKPNFAKHIVWAPEDLLPIPLPKPDPVSSINLPLPPLIADQRLNKLRNLKNDPHPNAMPADPRLAAKAKNNLTGRSSYLDPSADSHASSSSKLGDPRLQKNVDPRLHRLSSADTHHGVAKDSHSPKFDPRLARSAAGSSQPSEAATAKPDPDALPPYAPKLSSSGVRLGTPGSILSGISLYDPRDHSSSLDAAPASSGENGENQKKSILKNSGKSEPSLSEDTSLQKAASNVEKNTEGSGEATSDKANSTSKSQTKHSSTAPAVHNLPIQALSGLIRPQYSDPRQVRQPGQVTQTQDNDPNGESDDKSLKDVFKTFDPTASPFC from the exons agaagatggagagctTGAAGATGGTGAAATAGATGATGCAGCATATGAAGATGTGAAAGAACATGGTACAAAAGGTGatgataaacagaaaaatgaaaaaggacacagaaaatCACGGAAGAAacgcaaaaaagaaaaagaaaagaaaaaatcaaaaaggaGAAGACGGGATAAGCATAAG cATAACTCCCCTTCCAGTGATGACAGTTCAGACTACAGCCATGACTCTGATATTGAGCGTACAGAAAGGCCACATAAAAAGAGTAGCAGCTCTTCATACAGAGATTATGATTCTTCATTCAGTCag CATGGGCATGTATCAGGAAATTACATGAGTTCAcagaaaatgcaacataaaaaaaatataaaaagtaaggAGTATGATGACTATAGTCATTACAGTGACGAAAACTTTGGTAATTataatgaggaagaaaaggatgAAGATTTTGCTGATCAGCTTAAACAATACAGGCAAGCTAAAGAGACCTCCAGTACTGACTTAGGACCTCCATTCCCGAAAGAACCAGTGAAAAAACAGGGGATGAAAGGGATCCAGAAAG GTATTTCTCAAAGAGGTAATAATTACAATGTTGGTCGAGGGCGTGGAATGCAAAAGAAATTGAAGCGTAAAGATCGTGGAAGGGGAAGAGGGGGCAATAAAGGATCTGATGGCTTTCATGAG GATGGCAAACCAGTGAAGAAATGGGTTAATATGAGTCAGGAGTTCATAAATCAGCATACAGTGGAACACAAAGGCAAACaaatttgtaaatatttcctCGAAGGGAGGTGTATTAAG GGAGAGCAGTGTAAATTTGATCATGATGCAGAGAttgaaaagaagaaggaaatctGCAAGTTTTACATACAGGGTTACTGCACCAAAGGAGAGAACTGCATTTATTTGCACA ATGAATTCCCTTGCAAGTTCTACCATACAGGAGCAAAATGTTATCAAGGAGATAAGTGCAAATTTTCTCACGCTCCCCTGACTGCAGAAACAAAAGAGCTGTTGGATAAG GTTTTGAATACTGAGGAGGAGCCACAAAATGAAGATGAGAAAGAGCTGGAGGAACTCAGAAAGCGTGGCATAGTTCCTCTCCCTAAGCCACCACCAGGTGTTGGACTTCTGCCAACCCCGCCAGAGCAATATGCGTTTTCTGAGTCCGATATAGAAAATTATCAAGATCCTTCAGGAGAATATAAGAAAATTCCATCTCTCTTTGAAATTGTTGTGAAGCCTACTGTGGATTTAGCACACAAAATTGGAAAAAA GCCACCAACCTTCTATAACAGTGCATCACCACCAAGACCACCGTTTCAGGGAAACGACCCACATTCGCAGCATATGTATAATCCAGGTTCAAGTCCAGGGCCAGGACCGGGCATGTCACAGGGACATAATGGGCCACCAATGCACCCAGGTTCTCCTGGACATCATCCATGCACGGGGCCTCAAGGCCCAGGAATGCCGCAGAGTCCTCCTATGCAGGGTGTTCCACCAGGCTTTCTTGGACCGCAGAACCAGACCGGTATGCCTATGCAAGGACAGCAAGGTGGTCCACCTCTCACACCACCGGGTCTTGGTGGATCTTACAATGCCCCAGGAGTTCAAGGACATATGGTGAATATGCCAAGAGAGAATCATTGTCCTCCGGGGCCACAATACCAGCAGATTCCTGGTGAACGGCAGCCGAATATGAATTACGAGCCTATTCAGAACCCAGCTGATTTCTATGACAATTACTATTCTCATCAAGCTGTACATAACTTCCAGCCAGCTAATAACTCTGGTG ATGGGACATGGCATGGAGAATTTACAGATCACCAGGGTCACCTCATGGCTCAAGAGTCGCATCAAGGTGGAAGTGAGTCGGACTGCATGAGTAGCCATATGGGCCATAAACCAGCAATTAACGTACCAGATTTTCTTCCGGCAATGCAGAAAGCCCTTTATGTAAGACTTAGTCAAAAGCATCAAAGAGATGGAGACTCTGTCAGCAGCCAGGGTCAGAGGGCAATGAGCAAAGATGAAG atgacaaTGTCAACTGGTATTCCAGTAGTGAAGAGGAAGAGGGGAGCAGTGTTAAATCGATACTAAAAACCCTAAAGAAACAGAGCGAAAACTTTAGGAATCGGCAACAACATTCCGCAGAGCAGCACATGCTTGGTATTCCTACTGATCCGAGGCTggcaaaagaaaaaggcacaggGCCTCAGGCTGCTGACCCGAGACTTCGGGCCTCACCGAGGTCCAACCCCAGAAAGCCTTCGGAATCTGCGTCCTTGGACCCACGGCTTGTACGAGATCCCAGGATGCACAAGGTCAGTGAGGGTGGTCACGCCAGCTCGTCCCTTGGGGGAGCAAAGCTAGATTTGCACCACCCGCACACTGGAGTTAAAGTCAAGCAAAAAGGGAttgatgatgatgaagaggaCTCAGAAAGAGAACTGAGAGAACGTGCTTTTCTGATACCGTTGGAACCTTTGCCTGGTGTAACGTTAAGGGATCCCCGATCTCAGCTTAGGCAGTTCAGCCACATTAAAATGGATGTTACCCTGATGAAACCAAACTTTGCTAAGCATATTGTATGGGCACCTGAGGACTTGCTCCCAATACCTTTGCCTAAACCTGACCCCGTCTCTTCAATCAATTTACCTCTTCCTCCACTCATTGCTGACCAGAGACTTAATAAACTGCGGAATTTGAAAAATGATCCCCATCCAAATGCAATGCCAGCTGACCCGCGACTAGCTGCAAAGGCGAAAAACAACTTAACGGGCAGGAGCAGCTATTTGGATCCATCTGCGGATTCGCATGCCAGTAGCTCAAGCAAATTAGGAGATCCTCGCTTACAAAAAAACGTTGATCCCCGACTCCACAGACTGTCGAGTGCAGATACGCATCATGGAGTCGCAAAGGATTCACACTCTCCGAAGTTTGACCCCCGCCTCGCCAGATCTGCTGCTGGCTCATCGCAGCCATCGGAAGCTGCGACTGCTAAGCCTGAcccagatgctctccctccatACGCACCCAAATTATCCTCGAGCGGTGTTAGGCTGGGAACTCCGGGCTCGATACTGAGCGGTATTAGTTTGTATGATCCAAGAGATCACAGCTCATCATTGGATGCAGCTCCAGCTAGTTCAGGAGAGAACGGagagaaccagaaaaaaagtattttgaaaaattctgGTAAAAGTGAACCCAGTCTCTCAGAAGATACATCGCTGCAGAAGGCTGCCTCAAacgtggaaaaaaatacagaaggatCAGGAGAAGCTACTTCAGATAAAGCAAATAGCACCAGTAAATCTCAGACTAAACACTCCAGCACTGCACCTGCGGTGCATAATCTTCCTATCCAAGCTTTATCGGGATTAATCAGACCGCAGTACAGCGACCCAAGGCAGGTTAGACAGCCTGGACAGGTAACTCAAACACAGGATAATGATCCAAATGGGGAATCAGATGATAAGTCATTAAAAGATGTTTTCAAGACTTTTGATCCAACTGCTTCACCGTTTTGTTAG
- the ZC3H6 gene encoding zinc finger CCCH domain-containing protein 6 isoform X2 has product MSSQKMQHKKNIKSKEYDDYSHYSDENFGNYNEEEKDEDFADQLKQYRQAKETSSTDLGPPFPKEPVKKQGMKGIQKGISQRGNNYNVGRGRGMQKKLKRKDRGRGRGGNKGSDGFHEDGKPVKKWVNMSQEFINQHTVEHKGKQICKYFLEGRCIKGEQCKFDHDAEIEKKKEICKFYIQGYCTKGENCIYLHNEFPCKFYHTGAKCYQGDKCKFSHAPLTAETKELLDKVLNTEEEPQNEDEKELEELRKRGIVPLPKPPPGVGLLPTPPEQYAFSESDIENYQDPSGEYKKIPSLFEIVVKPTVDLAHKIGKKPPTFYNSASPPRPPFQGNDPHSQHMYNPGSSPGPGPGMSQGHNGPPMHPGSPGHHPCTGPQGPGMPQSPPMQGVPPGFLGPQNQTGMPMQGQQGGPPLTPPGLGGSYNAPGVQGHMVNMPRENHCPPGPQYQQIPGERQPNMNYEPIQNPADFYDNYYSHQAVHNFQPANNSGDGTWHGEFTDHQGHLMAQESHQGGSESDCMSSHMGHKPAINVPDFLPAMQKALYVRLSQKHQRDGDSVSSQGQRAMSKDEDDNVNWYSSSEEEEGSSVKSILKTLKKQSENFRNRQQHSAEQHMLGIPTDPRLAKEKGTGPQAADPRLRASPRSNPRKPSESASLDPRLVRDPRMHKVSEGGHASSSLGGAKLDLHHPHTGVKVKQKGIDDDEEDSERELRERAFLIPLEPLPGVTLRDPRSQLRQFSHIKMDVTLMKPNFAKHIVWAPEDLLPIPLPKPDPVSSINLPLPPLIADQRLNKLRNLKNDPHPNAMPADPRLAAKAKNNLTGRSSYLDPSADSHASSSSKLGDPRLQKNVDPRLHRLSSADTHHGVAKDSHSPKFDPRLARSAAGSSQPSEAATAKPDPDALPPYAPKLSSSGVRLGTPGSILSGISLYDPRDHSSSLDAAPASSGENGENQKKSILKNSGKSEPSLSEDTSLQKAASNVEKNTEGSGEATSDKANSTSKSQTKHSSTAPAVHNLPIQALSGLIRPQYSDPRQVRQPGQVTQTQDNDPNGESDDKSLKDVFKTFDPTASPFC; this is encoded by the exons ATGAGTTCAcagaaaatgcaacataaaaaaaatataaaaagtaaggAGTATGATGACTATAGTCATTACAGTGACGAAAACTTTGGTAATTataatgaggaagaaaaggatgAAGATTTTGCTGATCAGCTTAAACAATACAGGCAAGCTAAAGAGACCTCCAGTACTGACTTAGGACCTCCATTCCCGAAAGAACCAGTGAAAAAACAGGGGATGAAAGGGATCCAGAAAG GTATTTCTCAAAGAGGTAATAATTACAATGTTGGTCGAGGGCGTGGAATGCAAAAGAAATTGAAGCGTAAAGATCGTGGAAGGGGAAGAGGGGGCAATAAAGGATCTGATGGCTTTCATGAG GATGGCAAACCAGTGAAGAAATGGGTTAATATGAGTCAGGAGTTCATAAATCAGCATACAGTGGAACACAAAGGCAAACaaatttgtaaatatttcctCGAAGGGAGGTGTATTAAG GGAGAGCAGTGTAAATTTGATCATGATGCAGAGAttgaaaagaagaaggaaatctGCAAGTTTTACATACAGGGTTACTGCACCAAAGGAGAGAACTGCATTTATTTGCACA ATGAATTCCCTTGCAAGTTCTACCATACAGGAGCAAAATGTTATCAAGGAGATAAGTGCAAATTTTCTCACGCTCCCCTGACTGCAGAAACAAAAGAGCTGTTGGATAAG GTTTTGAATACTGAGGAGGAGCCACAAAATGAAGATGAGAAAGAGCTGGAGGAACTCAGAAAGCGTGGCATAGTTCCTCTCCCTAAGCCACCACCAGGTGTTGGACTTCTGCCAACCCCGCCAGAGCAATATGCGTTTTCTGAGTCCGATATAGAAAATTATCAAGATCCTTCAGGAGAATATAAGAAAATTCCATCTCTCTTTGAAATTGTTGTGAAGCCTACTGTGGATTTAGCACACAAAATTGGAAAAAA GCCACCAACCTTCTATAACAGTGCATCACCACCAAGACCACCGTTTCAGGGAAACGACCCACATTCGCAGCATATGTATAATCCAGGTTCAAGTCCAGGGCCAGGACCGGGCATGTCACAGGGACATAATGGGCCACCAATGCACCCAGGTTCTCCTGGACATCATCCATGCACGGGGCCTCAAGGCCCAGGAATGCCGCAGAGTCCTCCTATGCAGGGTGTTCCACCAGGCTTTCTTGGACCGCAGAACCAGACCGGTATGCCTATGCAAGGACAGCAAGGTGGTCCACCTCTCACACCACCGGGTCTTGGTGGATCTTACAATGCCCCAGGAGTTCAAGGACATATGGTGAATATGCCAAGAGAGAATCATTGTCCTCCGGGGCCACAATACCAGCAGATTCCTGGTGAACGGCAGCCGAATATGAATTACGAGCCTATTCAGAACCCAGCTGATTTCTATGACAATTACTATTCTCATCAAGCTGTACATAACTTCCAGCCAGCTAATAACTCTGGTG ATGGGACATGGCATGGAGAATTTACAGATCACCAGGGTCACCTCATGGCTCAAGAGTCGCATCAAGGTGGAAGTGAGTCGGACTGCATGAGTAGCCATATGGGCCATAAACCAGCAATTAACGTACCAGATTTTCTTCCGGCAATGCAGAAAGCCCTTTATGTAAGACTTAGTCAAAAGCATCAAAGAGATGGAGACTCTGTCAGCAGCCAGGGTCAGAGGGCAATGAGCAAAGATGAAG atgacaaTGTCAACTGGTATTCCAGTAGTGAAGAGGAAGAGGGGAGCAGTGTTAAATCGATACTAAAAACCCTAAAGAAACAGAGCGAAAACTTTAGGAATCGGCAACAACATTCCGCAGAGCAGCACATGCTTGGTATTCCTACTGATCCGAGGCTggcaaaagaaaaaggcacaggGCCTCAGGCTGCTGACCCGAGACTTCGGGCCTCACCGAGGTCCAACCCCAGAAAGCCTTCGGAATCTGCGTCCTTGGACCCACGGCTTGTACGAGATCCCAGGATGCACAAGGTCAGTGAGGGTGGTCACGCCAGCTCGTCCCTTGGGGGAGCAAAGCTAGATTTGCACCACCCGCACACTGGAGTTAAAGTCAAGCAAAAAGGGAttgatgatgatgaagaggaCTCAGAAAGAGAACTGAGAGAACGTGCTTTTCTGATACCGTTGGAACCTTTGCCTGGTGTAACGTTAAGGGATCCCCGATCTCAGCTTAGGCAGTTCAGCCACATTAAAATGGATGTTACCCTGATGAAACCAAACTTTGCTAAGCATATTGTATGGGCACCTGAGGACTTGCTCCCAATACCTTTGCCTAAACCTGACCCCGTCTCTTCAATCAATTTACCTCTTCCTCCACTCATTGCTGACCAGAGACTTAATAAACTGCGGAATTTGAAAAATGATCCCCATCCAAATGCAATGCCAGCTGACCCGCGACTAGCTGCAAAGGCGAAAAACAACTTAACGGGCAGGAGCAGCTATTTGGATCCATCTGCGGATTCGCATGCCAGTAGCTCAAGCAAATTAGGAGATCCTCGCTTACAAAAAAACGTTGATCCCCGACTCCACAGACTGTCGAGTGCAGATACGCATCATGGAGTCGCAAAGGATTCACACTCTCCGAAGTTTGACCCCCGCCTCGCCAGATCTGCTGCTGGCTCATCGCAGCCATCGGAAGCTGCGACTGCTAAGCCTGAcccagatgctctccctccatACGCACCCAAATTATCCTCGAGCGGTGTTAGGCTGGGAACTCCGGGCTCGATACTGAGCGGTATTAGTTTGTATGATCCAAGAGATCACAGCTCATCATTGGATGCAGCTCCAGCTAGTTCAGGAGAGAACGGagagaaccagaaaaaaagtattttgaaaaattctgGTAAAAGTGAACCCAGTCTCTCAGAAGATACATCGCTGCAGAAGGCTGCCTCAAacgtggaaaaaaatacagaaggatCAGGAGAAGCTACTTCAGATAAAGCAAATAGCACCAGTAAATCTCAGACTAAACACTCCAGCACTGCACCTGCGGTGCATAATCTTCCTATCCAAGCTTTATCGGGATTAATCAGACCGCAGTACAGCGACCCAAGGCAGGTTAGACAGCCTGGACAGGTAACTCAAACACAGGATAATGATCCAAATGGGGAATCAGATGATAAGTCATTAAAAGATGTTTTCAAGACTTTTGATCCAACTGCTTCACCGTTTTGTTAG